In a genomic window of Myxococcales bacterium:
- the rarD gene encoding EamA family transporter RarD — protein MRDAAAAARDRRLGLGLGVAAYAAWGVVPLFWRELRSIPALEILAHRAVWGLGAFALLTLATGQGAGLRTVARQPRALATLAGSGALLAANWGLFIWATLNGHLLQASLGYFINPLVSVALGVGVLRERLAPLTVIAITVAAIGVGWLTIVGGRVPWIALALATSFGIYGLVRKVIAVPALVGSTIETAMIAPIGAAYLIYLAARGGGGLGHVDGATHALLIATGFVTAVPLAWFTAAARRLPLSTVGLLQYLAPTGQLIMAVAVFHEPLSRTKLTAFGFIWVALAVFTIELVRPRRRPPRPA, from the coding sequence TTGCGTGACGCCGCCGCGGCGGCGCGGGACCGGCGCCTGGGCCTGGGCCTGGGCGTCGCCGCCTATGCCGCCTGGGGCGTGGTGCCGCTGTTCTGGCGCGAGCTCCGGTCGATCCCGGCGCTGGAGATCCTGGCCCACCGCGCGGTCTGGGGCCTGGGCGCCTTCGCGCTCCTGACGCTGGCCACCGGCCAGGGCGCGGGGCTGCGCACGGTCGCGCGCCAGCCCCGGGCGCTCGCGACCCTGGCCGGCAGCGGCGCGCTGCTCGCGGCCAACTGGGGCCTGTTCATCTGGGCCACGCTCAACGGCCACCTGCTCCAGGCCAGCCTCGGCTACTTCATCAACCCGCTGGTGTCGGTCGCGCTCGGGGTCGGCGTCCTGCGCGAGCGCCTGGCGCCGCTGACCGTGATCGCGATCACCGTCGCGGCGATCGGGGTCGGCTGGTTGACGATCGTCGGCGGGCGGGTGCCGTGGATCGCGCTGGCGCTGGCGACGTCGTTCGGGATCTACGGCCTGGTGCGCAAGGTCATCGCGGTGCCGGCGCTGGTGGGCTCGACGATCGAGACCGCGATGATCGCGCCGATCGGCGCGGCCTACCTGATCTACCTCGCGGCGCGCGGCGGCGGCGGCCTCGGTCACGTCGACGGGGCGACCCACGCGCTCTTGATCGCGACCGGCTTCGTCACCGCCGTGCCGCTGGCGTGGTTCACCGCCGCCGCCCGCCGCCTGCCGCTGTCGACGGTGGGTCTGCTCCAGTACCTGGCGCCGACCGGGCAGCTGATCATGGCGGTCGCGGTGTTCCACGAGCCGCTGTCGCGGACCAAGCTGACCGCGTTCGGGTTCATCTGGGTGGCGCTGGCGGTGTTCACGATCGAGCTGGTGCGGCCGCGTCGACGGCCGCCGCGCCCGGCCTGA